In Carassius auratus strain Wakin chromosome 41, ASM336829v1, whole genome shotgun sequence, the DNA window tggctgctgatggCAGTTTTGCCATTAtaaaagtaaattacattttacaatataccAAACCAGAAAATATTATTGATAATTATTTCACAATGTATACTGTTTTTACACCTTTATTGAGCATAAAgcacttcttttaaaaacttttttttatcttaaaagcaGTATGTGCTTTTGAAAGAATCCCTTATGGCTACCAAGGCTGcaaatctatccatctatctattatCTATAGTATTTTCCCACCCTCTATCTTTCTTAATGTTGTTTGGCACTACTACTCTGCATTGTTTTTGATCGTATGCAGCAACTCTGCTACAATATGAATGTACAAATATTTGTCACGCCAATAAAGCACCTATAAAACTGAAAACTGACGAGAATAGAGAGAGAGCTCCTTGGCCTTCCGACACTACACTCACCTGCTGTGGCCTTTGTCTTTCGGAAAGATTCGGATGGTTTTGTCAAAGCTGGCAGATACAAACTCTCTTCCTGTAGGTGAATAATCAACATCCAGCACAGCAGATACATGATCCATGTGCACAGTCACAGGAACATCCAGATGCCTTATATCGTAAGTATAAAGGCTGTAGAAGAAACAGAAAAAGGTGATATGAATTATTTACTCTTAGTCAATTTCTCATGTAATGTTTCATGCTTAAAATTAACTCACTTGTAGTCTTCGTTGGCGCAGGTAAAATAATATGCTTCCATTGGGTTCCAGCAAAGCGTATTGCTTCTCAATTGCATAATAACCTGAAACACAATGTCATTTCATTACAGTCATAAATAGCAATATTCATCCGTGTGggcaaaaagtaaaaatataacagACCTTTCGAAGAGGTGCAGATTCTCTGGTGTCATACAAGACGACACTTCTGTCTGATGCGCAGCTAGCAAGAAGTTCAGTCTGTAATGGGCAACAGGGCAATTTGTATTATATGCTGTATTATAGCCATTCCCATCAATCCCATGGTGGTCACCACTGGCTTTGACATATCTGAAtcattgtaaagctgctttgaagcaatgcatattatgaaAAGACCCATAGAGGTAAAGTGAAATGAAATTGAATTTGATCACCTCCACAGGGTTGTAACGGACGCAGCTGAAGCTGTCCACACCCCAGCTGAAGGAGCGGATGGGACTGCTTCTCTGCTCATCCCAGATATCCACCGTCTGTCCGCAGGTTGCAAACGTGCTCTCCCTCTGGTGGTGGTCAATGCCAGTGAACACCGCCTGCAAGACACATCAGGCCTGTTAGAAACTGAAAACCTTATAGAACCCTAAAAGTGTgtgcatatttataaatataattaaatataattgagtggaaaacactgtaaaacatactttgttttaatttttattttatttagtttataacaTTAAGTTTGACATTGCACAACATTTagatcagtaatattgtgaaaggttatttgaatttaaaagacTGGTTTGgggtatattttaaaatcaaattcattttaaattatgaaaaagcAGAATTTTTTGCAGACattagttttcagtgtcacatgatcctttagaaatcaatgTTTATTTGCTCCTCAGGAaacatttacatacacacacacacataatgtgtGACACTTAAgagtaactgtaataatatttcacaatataactgtatttttgGCCACATAAGTGCAGCAATTTCtgcacattataataatatataatctcCAATATAATATGCATAAGCTGAGACTGTACCTTTCCCAGAATTGTGTTAATTGGTTCCTCCCGAACTCCATATCCTGGTGCCTCCGAGTTCCATTGTTTGATGGTCTTGTCATCTCCTACCTGTTGCATGACATGAAGATTTCACAATCATATAACTGCACATGCACTAGCTAACTGGATCGCCTTTATCCATATCGAGGCCTCACGGGAAGAATATGCAGGATTCAAATACCGTGAAAAAGGAAGTGCCACAAAAGCGGGAACAGATTCCTCGTACAAATCCTTCATGAGCCTGAATTGTCCTCAAACACTCACGCTTAGGAAGGTTCCACACTTTCACCtatcaggaaaaaataaaaaataaaatgtaatcagaaATCAAATCATTCATCCATACTGAATCTAGATGGTAATTTGCACActctgggaaaaaaaatattgcataacTGAAGTTCATTCactacagtggggctcgaaagtctGGGAAACCCTTGcggaatctgtgaaaatgtgaataattttcaaaaaataagagagatcatactaaatgcatgttattttttatttagtacggTCCTGattaagatattgtacataaaagatgtttacatttagtccacaagacagaattgaatttattaaaacaaccccattcaaaagtttgggaacacttggttcttaatactgtgtgtggttaccctttctgttttgtgatgtttgtgcatgagtcccttgtttgttctgaacagttaaactgagaactgttcttcagaaaatccttcaggtcctgcagattcttcagttttccagcatctttgcatatttgaatcaTTTCCAGCATTgactatgattttgagatcctttttttttttttacactgaggacaattgagggactcaaaaacaactattaaaaaaggttcaaacattcactgatacTCCAGAAAGCAATTAAGATTgaattaagagctggggggtgaaaacttttggaattttaagatcaaggtaaattgtacttaatttgtgtaccgggaaacatacaagtatcttctgttgcttacaaaGGGAAGaactaaatggaaataaattatatttcaacaaaataagaaaaatttggccttCTAAATCGtgtccaaaagttttcaccccccagctcttaatgcatcttgtttccttctggagcatcagtgaacgtttgaacctttttaatagttgtttttgagtgcctcaattgtcctcagtgtaaaaaaaaaaaaaaaaaaggatctcaaaatcatagtcAATGCTGGAaatggttcaaatatgcaaagatgctggaaaactgaagaatctgcaggacctgaaagatttttctgaagaacagttctcagtttaactgttcagaacaaacaagggactcatgcacaaacatcacaaaacagaaagacagtcgtggatcatccaggtaacagcacatagtattaagaaccaagggttcctaaacttttgaaaggggttattttaataatttcagcaattttttttgtcttgtggactaaatgtaaacatcttttatgtatgtacaatatcttactcaggacagtcctaaataataataataaaaaaaacaaaacatgcatttagtatggtctcttttattttttgaaaattattcacattttcaaagattctgcaaagggttcacaaactttcaagccCCACTGTATGTCCTTTGTCTTGTTGTTAACTGTATTATTGTCTGTTGGGCGTGTATGTTATTATTGCATTGTAAACATGCTCGATAAAAGAGCCTTAGTACTGAAATAGCACAGTAAAATCTTTAAAGGGATACCTCTCCATCGCAGGCACCAGATATGACTGTTGAAAGACTTTTGGCGTGTTTGGTTATGCAGCTGATGCCATCTCTGTGTCCATCTAGTGAAGCTACGAAAGGTTTGGCAAACACCCTCTCCAGTTTGGTGGCATTTAGGGCCCTGGTGTATTCCCTGGGCACCTCAAAAGGATGCAGGGTCGGGTCATAGTTCCTGGGCACTAGAGAGGGAACATAATACAGTTAGTATATTACTTCCTACTACATCAACCTTTACATATTAGCTTTATGTTTACATACCTCGTTGTATATCTCTAGTCGTCTCTCGAACATAATCGTCCGGGTTTCTAGAAAGCACTTTAACTTTCATTCCAGCGGTTTATAAAACGAAACACTCAAGATTTTGATCAAAACTGAAGCGTTTAGAGAAATGTCGGACCATGTGTTTGTATCACGTAGCGCACAAATGTGACGTGACACATCCGGGTACTGCAAGCATAGAAATGCAATTTGGAAGAATGGCAACCAGCAGATATAAGCGTTTTTTTTAACAAGTAAGTTTCttcatacatatttaattattttttcccgttgttgtttaatgttaaaaatttTTTTCGTTTTTAAAGCTTTAGTGAACAAAAAAGTATGACTGTTGGTCTGCTGTTACTTGTCAATTTTAATTTTCACAGAAGGAAATGtgttaatgtattatataatgtattatattacttAAATGTTTAACAGAAGTatctatatttattgtttttgaaagcgaaatgaaacaatgtaataaacatatattttaaaaaaatactgttgggcgtattatatatttaaaccacgtattacatattttatcaattcattaattaaaatacaaaatttaccTCAATCTCATTCGGCACTGTCACGTGGTACCTGATACTTTTCTCAGCGTTGTAACAAAATGGACTTGGATGGACCAATCAATCACAGTCGCTTGTTGGAATAATAACCTTTTTAAAATGCGGTTTTTAAGAGgcgaatttaaaatgtaaaaaataacctTTACTTTTTCTTACACTTTCTTACACTTTTTCTTAGAATCCAAATGTCTCCATTTCCAATAAGGTAAAAATCGGATGCTGCTCAAAAGGAGGACTGGGCTTTTTGAGCCACACTGGCGCCCCTAGAGGCGTGAAGGTTTATGTCTCATTGGGTTCAGTAGCGTCGTATCCTGGTCGTATTCTAATGAACGGATATTGCGTACTCATATACGTACAAATACACTAAAGTGCCGCTTTTCATTGGATTCCTTGACATTTCTGTGATGTTTGCGGGGTTGTGGCGTTTCATAAGTGTATGAGAGGAGTCTTAATTACACGCGTGTTTTTATGATGGAGATTCTGGGCAGCACTTTTGATGATTCTGTGTTTGAGGAATCAAGGAAAAGAGTCTCAGTTGCTCTTCCAGCATACGAGCCTAAACTCTGCGAACCTCTGGTGGGTAAAACACTCAACATTTACAACAAACTACCAATACCATATAGAAAAGACACATAAACTACACAACATTTAAATGCCATGCgactttcattttaaagaaaagcaTGGCATTACTACGGTAAGTTATTAATGGCAGCTATTGCTAGTGATACTTAGATATGTACAGTATTTACGCGAGAATACCATGGTATGTTTTAGTCAGTGATATTCCACCACGTTataatcataaattaaatatgtgCTGATGGTAAGGAACATAACTTTGattataattacatattattaatgataattagGCATACCTGTCATCATATTTATAACATGCATTATTATACAGGTGTTTCTGCGGGATAGACCAAGTCATAAAAAATGTCAGGATATGCGTTCATgaatatattgataaataataaatagagtattatttaataatacatttataaatatttctacaCATTGATTAATTTGTGTGAGTATACACAAAATCTTAGGCCTAACAAAAATATTCCATACAAATAGAATCCGTATctgacatttgttttattatatctaGTGGTTTTGTGAAGATGGAAATGCTGAGGACCCATTAGAAGAACAAAAAACCTTCAAGTTTCGTGGAGACCTTGCTTACAGGAGGAAACAGTTTCAGGTATaaactttcttttactgtctatgggtatAAAGAGCTGAATTCACCATCATCTCTCACTATTGTCTGATTCATAAGCTGATTGGCGGGTTGTGTCAATGACAGGTGGCTCTGGATGAGTATTTATCCTGCCTCTCTCTCATACCTGCTGGAAACTTAACAGTGAAGAGAGATGTGCTGGAAGGGATCGCACGATGCTGCTGTCATCTGGGGAAAAAAGAAGAGGCTCTAAATGCCTGCGAGAAACtggtaaatatattaaaactctACTAACTCAACTTGTATGTATGCTTTTGCTGATGATGTTTTATTGACAGAGGACAGAAGTATCCAACACCTGCCACCTCACTAGCGTACTTCAGCTGGAGCTGAGTGTTCATGAACACTACAGAGATCTGACAAACAGCATCTCCAGCCTGCAGCAGCTGTGCGGTCTTCATCCCTACCATCCGTGGTACTGGCTGAATCTGGCCATGAGCTTTCAGAGGCT includes these proteins:
- the dcaf13 gene encoding DDB1- and CUL4-associated factor 13, whose protein sequence is MKVKVLSRNPDDYVRETTRDIQRVPRNYDPTLHPFEVPREYTRALNATKLERVFAKPFVASLDGHRDGISCITKHAKSLSTVISGACDGEVKVWNLPKRECLRTIQAHEGFVRGICSRFCGTSFFTVGDDKTIKQWNSEAPGYGVREEPINTILGKAVFTGIDHHQRESTFATCGQTVDIWDEQRSSPIRSFSWGVDSFSCVRYNPVETELLASCASDRSVVLYDTRESAPLRKVIMQLRSNTLCWNPMEAYYFTCANEDYNLYTYDIRHLDVPVTVHMDHVSAVLDVDYSPTGREFVSASFDKTIRIFPKDKGHSREVYHTKRMQHVICVRWSADNKYVLSGSDEMNIRLWKANASEKLGLLSTREQAAANYNKKLIEKFQHHPQVKRIARHRHLPGDILKQKRELREMREARRRKEKNVRKHSKPGSVPLLTEKEKHVVAVVE
- the c41h8orf76 gene encoding uncharacterized protein C8orf76 homolog, which encodes MMEILGSTFDDSVFEESRKRVSVALPAYEPKLCEPLWFCEDGNAEDPLEEQKTFKFRGDLAYRRKQFQVALDEYLSCLSLIPAGNLTVKRDVLEGIARCCCHLGKKEEALNACEKLRTEVSNTCHLTSVLQLELSVHEHYRDLTNSISSLQQLCGLHPYHPWYWLNLAMSFQRLLESRRCPERSSTEEEYDKQQGTNNIIRLKTIMSLIRARLLIEILRIQQFSFVLENSQRALQDIEEALHVLQPTEKMLQTVSEVMAEDLNPEKMREENQDGESLSGLYIKDFDDKWWNKLYTKLQEETPALSVHRPLEETLE